The proteins below are encoded in one region of Bremerella sp. P1:
- the ilvD gene encoding dihydroxy-acid dehydratase, whose product MDRPLNWNSRNLTQGWQRGVTAFYYGLNFKEEDFHKPQVGIGVPLLEGNLCNVHAYRLATLIKQGCEKEGLIGFPFGTPAVSDNITQGHEGGNASLPSRNMIANAAECVTSSHGYDFLIGMHNCDKNGPGFAMALARLNYPGLIINGGSIKPGCHRGHDTSILDVYDSQAAASVGAMTHDEADEILRTACPGPGGCGIAASFNTWGIALEAMGLSAPYSSSNPADDPSKIAECEGIGTLVKRLLAEDIRPRDIVTRASMINATRAVAAMGGSTNGVLHLLALAREAHVDFHLEDIQQICRETPVLCSFAPRGKRTMYDLFKLGGTPMFLKYLLQQGMLEGDCITVTGKTMAANLADAPDMDWDQDLIVPVDKPFKPYADMQICFGNLAPGGIVFKVSSMKEPTFRGKAICFDDARKIVEAVERDEIQPGSVIVLRYLGPVASGMPEVLVATAALATPKLDGKVAFLSDTRVSGVSHGAIGVHCAPEAAVGGPIALVEDGDEISFDLTAGDLTLHVDDAVLAERRQAWTAPEIPRTRGYLADFAATVSQAHHGCVSKAFLPDTD is encoded by the coding sequence ATGGACCGACCACTCAACTGGAATAGCCGCAATCTGACCCAAGGCTGGCAGCGCGGAGTGACCGCGTTTTACTACGGGCTGAACTTCAAGGAAGAAGATTTCCACAAGCCTCAAGTCGGCATCGGAGTGCCGCTGTTGGAAGGCAACCTCTGCAATGTGCATGCGTATCGCCTGGCGACGCTCATCAAACAGGGGTGCGAAAAGGAAGGGCTGATCGGTTTTCCGTTTGGCACGCCGGCCGTTAGCGATAACATTACCCAGGGTCACGAAGGGGGTAACGCGAGTCTGCCGTCGCGCAACATGATTGCCAACGCCGCCGAGTGCGTGACTAGTTCGCATGGTTACGACTTTCTGATCGGGATGCACAATTGCGACAAGAATGGTCCCGGCTTTGCCATGGCCTTGGCTCGGCTGAATTATCCGGGCCTGATCATCAACGGCGGAAGCATCAAGCCCGGCTGTCATCGCGGGCACGATACGTCCATTCTGGATGTCTACGATTCGCAGGCCGCGGCGAGTGTCGGTGCGATGACCCACGACGAGGCGGACGAGATCCTTCGCACCGCTTGTCCCGGCCCTGGCGGATGTGGCATTGCGGCGTCATTCAACACCTGGGGCATTGCCCTGGAAGCGATGGGGCTGTCGGCTCCTTACTCCAGCAGCAACCCGGCCGACGATCCTTCCAAGATTGCCGAGTGCGAAGGGATCGGCACGCTGGTGAAGCGACTGTTGGCGGAAGACATCCGTCCGCGCGATATTGTCACCAGGGCATCGATGATCAATGCCACGCGAGCCGTTGCCGCGATGGGCGGTTCGACCAACGGCGTGCTGCATCTGTTGGCGCTGGCGCGCGAAGCCCATGTCGATTTCCATTTGGAGGATATCCAGCAAATCTGCCGCGAGACGCCAGTGCTGTGTAGCTTCGCCCCGCGTGGTAAGCGAACGATGTACGACTTGTTCAAGCTCGGCGGCACGCCCATGTTCCTCAAGTATCTGCTTCAGCAGGGGATGCTTGAGGGAGACTGCATCACGGTAACCGGCAAGACGATGGCCGCGAACCTGGCCGATGCGCCCGACATGGACTGGGATCAGGATTTGATCGTCCCGGTCGACAAGCCGTTCAAGCCGTATGCTGACATGCAGATCTGTTTCGGCAACCTGGCCCCCGGCGGGATTGTGTTCAAAGTCAGCAGCATGAAAGAGCCGACCTTTCGCGGTAAGGCTATCTGTTTTGATGATGCCCGTAAGATTGTCGAAGCGGTCGAACGCGACGAGATCCAGCCAGGCAGCGTGATCGTGCTGCGTTACCTGGGACCGGTTGCCTCAGGCATGCCGGAAGTGTTGGTGGCGACCGCCGCCTTGGCGACGCCGAAGCTCGATGGCAAAGTCGCGTTTCTTTCCGATACCCGCGTCTCCGGCGTTTCGCACGGAGCGATCGGTGTGCACTGTGCTCCGGAAGCTGCCGTGGGTGGGCCGATCGCCTTGGTGGAAGACGGAGACGAAATCTCGTTCGATCTCACAGCCGGCGATCTGACGCTGCACGTCGACGATGCCGTGCTGGCCGAGCGTCGCCAGGCGTGGACGGCTCCCGAGATTCCCCGCACCCGCGGCTACCTGGCGGACTTTGCCGCGACCGTTTCTCAGGCACACCATGGCTGCGTCAGCAAGGCATTTCTGCCGGACACCGATTAA